From the Chitinolyticbacter meiyuanensis genome, one window contains:
- a CDS encoding AI-2E family transporter codes for MNSYTRWIEPAIAAGVVVALLALSYQVMAPFIAALAWAGILVFATWQPFLRLAGWLWGSRTLAAVVLLGLFASLILVPLVFAGVELATNVDEISLWLHEHIAAGLPPLPVWLTRLPWVGVKLATFWAELSAGDPQTLNQIREWLKPLGAFLLVFGKAIGSGLLLLILSLFLSFFLYVSGHEIVQWLMRALHRIGGERAQDLMKLAGGTVRGVVYGFIGTALVQAALAWFAFWLAGVPNAAAFGLVCAFLSLVPGGPSLLGLPVALWLHMHGQTGWAIFLAIWMVAVVASADNVVKPLVIGKESNLPFALILLGVLGGALAWGMLGVFLGPTLLAVSYTLLRSWASTRIAETSAPVATLVVPDEVEDDEPAELAGASEVLEVRPADALKG; via the coding sequence ATGAATAGCTATACGCGCTGGATAGAGCCAGCGATTGCTGCGGGTGTGGTCGTAGCGTTGCTGGCGTTGTCGTATCAGGTGATGGCGCCGTTTATCGCGGCGCTGGCCTGGGCCGGTATCCTGGTGTTTGCCACCTGGCAACCGTTCCTGCGCTTGGCGGGCTGGTTATGGGGCAGTCGCACGCTGGCCGCCGTCGTGTTGTTGGGGCTGTTCGCCTCGCTGATCCTGGTGCCGTTGGTATTCGCCGGGGTGGAGCTGGCGACCAATGTCGACGAGATTTCGCTGTGGCTGCATGAACATATCGCCGCCGGGTTGCCGCCGTTACCGGTTTGGCTGACCCGTTTGCCGTGGGTCGGGGTCAAGCTCGCCACCTTCTGGGCCGAGCTGTCTGCTGGCGATCCGCAGACGCTGAACCAGATCCGCGAGTGGTTGAAGCCGCTGGGCGCCTTCCTGCTGGTGTTCGGCAAGGCCATTGGCAGCGGGCTGCTGCTGCTGATCCTCAGCCTGTTCCTGTCGTTCTTCCTTTACGTGAGCGGGCACGAGATCGTGCAGTGGCTGATGCGCGCATTGCACCGCATCGGCGGCGAGCGGGCGCAGGATCTGATGAAGCTGGCCGGCGGCACCGTACGCGGTGTGGTTTATGGCTTCATTGGCACGGCCTTGGTCCAGGCGGCGCTGGCCTGGTTTGCGTTCTGGTTGGCCGGTGTGCCGAATGCAGCGGCATTCGGGTTGGTGTGCGCCTTCCTGTCGCTGGTGCCGGGTGGGCCCAGCCTGCTGGGGCTGCCGGTAGCGCTGTGGCTGCATATGCATGGCCAGACCGGCTGGGCGATCTTCCTGGCGATCTGGATGGTGGCGGTGGTGGCGTCGGCGGACAACGTGGTCAAGCCCTTGGTGATCGGCAAGGAGAGCAACCTGCCGTTCGCGCTGATCCTGCTCGGGGTGTTGGGGGGAGCGTTGGCATGGGGGATGCTGGGGGTGTTCCTTGGCCCCACGCTGTTGGCGGTCAGCTACACGCTGCTGCGCAGCTGGGCCAGTACGCGGATTGCGGAAACGTCCGCGCCGGTCGCGACGCTGGTGGTGCCGGACGAAGTGGAGGACGACGAGCCTGCCGAATTGGCCGGCGCCAGCGAAGTACTGGAGGTGCGCCCAGCGGATGCGCTCAAAGGCTGA